The Streptococcus equi subsp. equi nucleotide sequence TTGCAGCTGTGTAAATCGTGACTGGATTTTGCCTTTGGGATCGCTAACAGTTGACTGCAGGCCTTTAACGGTCTGGGTTAAGCTACTGTAATTATCCTCTGCGTCTTGCAAGCGTCTTTGGTAACTATCTAGATCCTGTTGCACACGACTAACAGCCCCTGCCCTATCCTTGATCTCTTGTGAGATTTGTTTTGCAGTTGATTGCTGTACTGCTTTTAGGCCGCTGATTTGCGACTCAAGCTCTGTCCGCATGCCTTGGTTGCTACGAGTAAACTCAGCCCGTAAGCCCTCGAGTTTGTTTTCGTAGGCTTCCGTAGTACCACTAGATGTCGTTGTAATCTTGGCAGATAGCTTGCGCAGCTCATCGTCGTATTTTTGCGACAAGCCTTGGGCGGACAGCTTAATCTCAGCTTGTAGGCCAATTTTGTCGTTGGCCAGCTGGGCTTTGAGGCCATCGATACTTGCTTGATAGCTCGCGGATAGCTGTCTATCTGCGTCTTGATACTCACGCTTAACACCTTTGATAGTCTCATTGATTAGTGCCAGCTTTTGGCCAGTATCATCGACAATCCGTTTGGCAATACCAGCTGCTGTCTCGACAATCTCGGTCGAGATATGATCATGATGATACTCACGCAAAAGCCCATTTGTCGTCAATTTGATTTTTGACCACAGATTTGAGTTTTTGGTATCTGTTAGCTCCAGTTTAATTGACTTTAGGCCACTAAGCATCTCCTCGAGACTTTTAAAGACGCCTGTTGCCTGTCCTGTACCCTCAACAACAACGGGCGCAACGTAGTCCGTCGCTTGGTCTCCTCGCTCAATCATCAGCTGGTTAAAATGCGCTGTGCCTAAACAGTTGCTTTTTAGCCTGACCTTTTGGTTGTCTTGACTAGCAGTAAACGTGTAATGCATGCGGCCATCTGTGCCAATAACGAGGTTTGTCTCGTCTATTACAATTGTTGGGTCTCTGCTCAATTGTTACCTCCTAAAACTCTAGCGTGATTTTGTTTTTTTGCGCTATATTTTTGATCTCTTTGATGTTAGCAACTCGCTCGATTGTCACTAGACAATAATAGTCGCTATCCTCAAAATTGATTTGTGCAGCGCTTGACAGGTTAACGCCATTTATCGCTATCGATTTAATGCGCTTGCTTTTGACATCTGCAATGTCTGACGCTATTAAGTACAAATACAGCATTTTTTGTGATTGTCTGATATCAAGACTCCCCACAACAGAGACAGTTTTGTTCCCGCTGCTGTCTTTGTCGGACCAGAGCAGTCGATCACCCAGATAAACCGCTATTACACGAGTGCTGCCTAGATAGACCTTATTAGCCTTAGCAAAGTTTAAAACGTGCTTTGGCTTAGCTTTGGGCTTGCTAGCAGCTGCAGCTACAAGAGTAACAACTGTATTTTTGCTGTGGGATCTTTTGACTGTCGACTTGAGTTGTACCATATCATAAGAGCTATAGTGGGTAATACTCAATACATCTAACGTCTCACGCTGGATTTTTAATCGCTTTGTATTGTCAGGCAAATGGCCAACAACAAGCAACATGTTGTCACCAACATCAGCTTTAGTGTAAAGCTTATATGCCATGTCAACCCTCCGTCACGAGTATCAACTCATTGTCGCTGTAATCATACAGATCATCATACTCTGATTGAGTGACAACTTTGTAGCTTAGCCCAGAGCCTGCGCCTTTGGCTTTATACTCTGA carries:
- a CDS encoding phage protein, with the protein product MAYKLYTKADVGDNMLLVVGHLPDNTKRLKIQRETLDVLSITHYSSYDMVQLKSTVKRSHSKNTVVTLVAAAASKPKAKPKHVLNFAKANKVYLGSTRVIAVYLGDRLLWSDKDSSGNKTVSVVGSLDIRQSQKMLYLYLIASDIADVKSKRIKSIAINGVNLSSAAQINFEDSDYYCLVTIERVANIKEIKNIAQKNKITLEF
- a CDS encoding phage protein, with amino-acid sequence MSRDPTIVIDETNLVIGTDGRMHYTFTASQDNQKVRLKSNCLGTAHFNQLMIERGDQATDYVAPVVVEGTGQATGVFKSLEEMLSGLKSIKLELTDTKNSNLWSKIKLTTNGLLREYHHDHISTEIVETAAGIAKRIVDDTGQKLALINETIKGVKREYQDADRQLSASYQASIDGLKAQLANDKIGLQAEIKLSAQGLSQKYDDELRKLSAKITTTSSGTTEAYENKLEGLRAEFTRSNQGMRTELESQISGLKAVQQSTAKQISQEIKDRAGAVSRVQQDLDSYQRRLQDAEDNYSSLTQTVKGLQSTVSDPKGKIQSRFTQLQGQIEHRVTRDGVMSIINESGDSIKLAIQKAGGIDAKMSAKEIISAINLNGYGVRISGERIALDGNTTVNGAFGAKLGEFIKLKADQIIGGSIDAAKIRVINLNASSIVGLDANFIRAKIEHTITSLLEGKVIRARNGAMMIDLLNSKIDFNSNATINFNNKDNALVRKDGTHTAFVHFSNATPKNYTGSALYASIGITSSGDGINSASSGRFCGARFFRYARGYEHTALVDQAEIYGDDIVFSDDFNIDRGFKMRPSLMPKMVDLNKMYQAILALGRCWLHANNTAWTFNSDTTSAIIREYNSYINGL